A portion of the Mesobacillus sp. AQ2 genome contains these proteins:
- a CDS encoding amino acid ABC transporter ATP-binding protein, protein MITVTDLEKSFGSHKVLNGINVVVQPQEVVVVIGPSGSGKSTFLRCINLLETITAGHVKIEGVDITDKGININKVREEVGMVFQHFNLFPHKTVLENIMLAPLKVRGVSVEQARSKGIELLKKVGLGEKAEAYPDSLSGGQKQRVAIARALAMEPKIMLFDEPTSALDPEMVGEVLEVIKQLAREGMTMVVVTHEMGFAREVGDRVIFMDGGLIIEENQPQNIFENPQHERTKAFLSKVL, encoded by the coding sequence ATGATCACAGTGACTGATTTGGAAAAATCTTTTGGAAGCCACAAGGTGTTGAATGGAATAAACGTAGTCGTCCAGCCGCAGGAGGTTGTTGTGGTGATCGGGCCATCGGGTTCCGGAAAATCAACCTTCCTTCGCTGTATTAACCTCCTCGAAACCATCACTGCAGGCCATGTGAAAATCGAAGGAGTGGACATTACCGATAAAGGAATCAATATCAACAAAGTGCGCGAGGAAGTCGGGATGGTGTTCCAGCATTTTAACCTGTTTCCTCATAAGACAGTGCTTGAGAATATCATGCTGGCGCCACTCAAGGTGCGTGGGGTTTCGGTAGAGCAGGCACGTTCCAAAGGAATCGAGCTGCTGAAAAAAGTAGGACTTGGTGAAAAAGCGGAAGCATATCCGGACTCACTGTCAGGAGGCCAAAAACAGCGAGTGGCCATCGCCCGCGCCCTCGCAATGGAACCAAAAATCATGCTTTTCGACGAACCAACGTCCGCCCTCGATCCGGAAATGGTCGGAGAAGTGCTCGAAGTCATCAAGCAGCTGGCCAGGGAAGGAATGACCATGGTCGTTGTCACACATGAAATGGGCTTCGCCAGAGAAGTCGGTGACAGAGTCATCTTCATGGACGGCGGGCTGATCATAGAAGAGAACCAGCCGCAGAATATTTTCGAAAACCCACAGCACGAGCGGACGAAGGCTTTCTTAAGTAAGGTTTTATAG
- a CDS encoding MBL fold metallo-hydrolase encodes MRVIKEGFLYQLTFMPRIFPVNCYFIEEEEGLTLIDAALPNSAKPILHAAEQIGKPIKRIVLTHAHSDHIGALAELKEKLDVPVYISVRDSRLLAGDTSLDPSEPQTPIRGGVPKNINIKPDVFLSEGDEIGSLIAFETPGHTPGSMSFLDKRTNSLIAGDAFQTRGGIAVSGVTVPWFPFPAMATWNRKLALQSAEKVLELKPAILAVGHGELLRGPVALIEKAIQKAEEFLRNKGV; translated from the coding sequence ATGAGGGTAATCAAAGAGGGTTTTCTATACCAGTTAACATTCATGCCAAGAATTTTTCCGGTAAATTGTTACTTTATCGAGGAAGAGGAAGGGCTGACTTTAATTGATGCAGCACTGCCGAACAGTGCCAAACCAATTTTGCATGCTGCAGAACAAATTGGGAAACCGATCAAAAGGATTGTTTTGACCCATGCTCACAGTGATCATATTGGAGCACTTGCTGAATTGAAGGAAAAGCTTGATGTCCCAGTTTATATCTCTGTCCGTGATTCACGCCTTCTTGCCGGTGATACCTCACTTGATCCATCTGAACCTCAGACACCGATTCGAGGAGGAGTACCGAAGAACATTAACATAAAACCTGATGTATTCCTCAGCGAAGGGGATGAAATCGGCTCATTAATCGCATTTGAAACTCCAGGACACACACCTGGATCAATGTCTTTCCTGGATAAAAGAACAAACTCCCTAATTGCAGGTGACGCCTTCCAGACAAGAGGGGGAATAGCTGTATCTGGTGTGACAGTACCATGGTTTCCTTTTCCGGCGATGGCTACATGGAACAGGAAACTGGCATTGCAAAGCGCGGAAAAAGTTCTCGAGCTAAAACCAGCAATTCTGGCTGTAGGCCATGGGGAATTGCTTCGTGGACCTGTGGCTCTCATTGAAAAAGCTATCCAAAAGGCAGAAGAATTTTTACGGAACAAAGGAGTTTAG
- a CDS encoding TetR/AcrR family transcriptional regulator has protein sequence MSPRPKIALDKKTIVMAAAQLANEQGSDQVTLALLAKKLNIKPPSLYNHFDGLPGIKRELALFSLEKLYNGLEAEALEKSPGEESVLAITDAYLSFARENPGLYEFALSAPDPSDEKVNHAGERIVRLVISTIQPSSLSDEGAIHAVRGLRSLMHGFASLEQKGGFGMPLDLDESYRLAVKTFLRGMKISG, from the coding sequence ATGTCACCAAGACCGAAAATCGCACTCGATAAAAAGACCATTGTAATGGCAGCAGCTCAGCTTGCGAATGAGCAGGGAAGTGATCAAGTAACGCTTGCATTGCTGGCAAAGAAACTTAATATCAAACCACCATCGTTATATAACCATTTTGATGGTCTTCCAGGAATCAAAAGGGAACTCGCTCTGTTTTCACTTGAAAAACTGTATAACGGACTTGAGGCTGAAGCATTGGAAAAGTCTCCAGGTGAGGAATCAGTTTTGGCGATAACAGATGCCTATTTATCTTTTGCCAGGGAAAATCCCGGCCTTTATGAATTTGCATTGTCTGCTCCCGATCCTTCAGATGAAAAAGTCAATCATGCTGGCGAGAGAATTGTCAGGCTTGTCATATCCACAATCCAGCCCTCTAGTTTGTCAGACGAGGGAGCCATTCATGCAGTGCGCGGTTTAAGGAGCCTCATGCACGGTTTCGCTTCTCTCGAACAGAAAGGCGGCTTTGGAATGCCCCTTGACCTGGATGAAAGCTATAGGCTTGCAGTAAAGACCTTCCTCCGGGGCATGAAAATATCAGGTTAA
- a CDS encoding M14 family zinc carboxypeptidase, which translates to MDIYVRRGDSFWYFSNLFNIPLQLIIDSNRDLDPNALTVGRTVKIPGYAAVDYRIRAGDTLWQIARSRNIQVDALLLANRNINPKGLYIGQMIKVPTRITWRIVQGKKNYDYSSLMNDLRRLESVYPFMRVPSIGNSVLGKRIPEALVGDGNKKVHYNGAFHANEWITTPVLMTFLNDYLLALTNQTSIRGLSMLNLYNQTALSIVPMVNPDGVDLVLNGPPEEEPWNERVIEWNKGSMDFSGWKANIRGVDLNDQFPAEWEKEKARNPSQPGPRDYVGEKPLSEPEAIAMAELTRKRDFSRVLAFHTQGEVIYWGFENLEPPESDAMVNEFARVSGYQPVKTIESYAGYKDWFIQDWRRPGFTVELGFGINPLPLSQFDEIYEEALGIFLAGLYL; encoded by the coding sequence ATGGATATATATGTGAGAAGAGGAGATTCATTTTGGTATTTCAGCAACCTTTTCAACATCCCGCTCCAGTTGATCATAGATTCCAACCGCGATTTGGATCCGAACGCACTGACTGTGGGCCGGACTGTGAAGATTCCCGGTTATGCCGCTGTGGATTATCGAATCCGTGCAGGAGATACTCTCTGGCAAATCGCCCGGAGCCGAAATATCCAGGTGGATGCTCTGCTGCTGGCCAATCGGAATATCAATCCAAAGGGATTGTACATTGGCCAGATGATCAAAGTTCCAACAAGGATTACCTGGCGGATTGTCCAGGGTAAAAAAAATTACGATTATAGCTCTTTGATGAATGATTTAAGACGATTGGAAAGTGTATACCCATTTATGAGAGTGCCATCGATCGGAAATTCTGTATTAGGAAAAAGGATTCCTGAAGCTTTGGTCGGGGATGGCAATAAAAAGGTCCATTACAATGGGGCATTTCATGCGAATGAATGGATCACTACTCCCGTCCTAATGACGTTTCTAAATGACTACCTTCTGGCGCTGACAAACCAAACCTCGATACGAGGGCTGTCAATGCTGAACTTATACAACCAGACGGCTTTGTCGATTGTCCCTATGGTCAACCCTGATGGTGTCGACCTCGTACTCAACGGACCACCTGAAGAGGAGCCATGGAATGAAAGAGTAATAGAATGGAATAAAGGCAGCATGGACTTCAGCGGCTGGAAGGCGAATATAAGAGGAGTGGACCTGAATGATCAATTCCCAGCAGAATGGGAAAAAGAAAAAGCCAGGAATCCAAGCCAGCCTGGTCCAAGGGATTATGTTGGCGAAAAGCCGTTATCGGAGCCGGAAGCAATCGCCATGGCAGAACTTACACGCAAGCGCGATTTCTCAAGGGTTCTCGCCTTCCATACCCAGGGCGAAGTCATCTACTGGGGCTTTGAAAACCTCGAGCCGCCTGAATCGGATGCAATGGTTAATGAATTCGCCAGGGTAAGCGGCTACCAGCCAGTAAAAACCATTGAAAGCTATGCCGGATACAAGGACTGGTTCATCCAGGACTGGCGCCGGCCTGGCTTCACAGTGGAGCTTGGGTTCGGTATCAACCCTCTGCCACTGTCTCAGTTCGATGAGATTTATGAAGAAGCCCTGGGAATCTTCCTGGCAGGTTTATACCTTTAA
- a CDS encoding M14 family zinc carboxypeptidase, which translates to MKYKKMISGVVAASLLASSPWTPALAESLKWNYVNAYEERDGSLFNSENYDFMKFSEIGNKLEQIEKQSNRVKVEVKGQSSTGQPLYVVTIAAPDSQGKFGKIQALRKQMFKNPGKAQDWIENNPDFKVPVMINGSIHGTEFVGSDAVMQLIERFALENDETTTEILENNILIFNVVQNPDGRVDATRFNGEGIDLNRDFITQSQPETQETVSLIKEWNPMVFLDTHGYVKGYAPNKQGLIEPCTVPHNPNYEYDLYQKWAMDQAEAMENEIMSDKESFTGSLYQSMVGTYIPQRDDAEGWDDYPPIFTPMYAMYHGAYGHTLEAPTNDLDGVRWMYDAIMGALKNATENKQEMIKDQIEMFKRGINFDHPFHDEGFFPTAYVLPVDPEDPTVTHKAVKHLQKNDIEVVQASKTFTADGKAYPKGTYIVKMDQAKAGLANTMLWDGEDITEDVDSMYDISAWSLPELWGFEAVAVQDELDVTATKVNQIQEQGSVTGKGPFLIPNSSVKAVQLANTLMQQGVSVKRDKAGNFYTEAPANTIDSAVKQSGLHIESVKVPADAVEVTNLKVAILKDGGMNKAQSHSGTKLALKRLGFEVTEVTPAEVAEQGLKGFDVFVYSGTEGLIAKTQSRAGNQEFGFQNPAQYDLFKTNVEEFLNNGGKYIAVGAGASLATKTLGLTDNTVVVAGYNSNGIAKVDYSGEGMTGGYSEDDLGFVYRPVWYENTGNDEVAATFDDNSDFFVAGHWKNNRAAQGKAVIVKEQDKDVTLIGLEAGFRDHTDYLFRLLSNSIFEK; encoded by the coding sequence ATGAAGTATAAAAAAATGATTTCGGGTGTTGTAGCTGCAAGTTTGCTAGCATCCTCCCCATGGACTCCGGCACTAGCTGAGTCTTTGAAGTGGAATTATGTAAATGCATATGAAGAAAGGGACGGAAGCTTATTCAACAGCGAAAACTATGACTTTATGAAATTCTCGGAAATCGGAAATAAACTTGAACAAATCGAGAAGCAATCCAATCGTGTGAAGGTGGAAGTAAAAGGACAATCATCAACCGGACAGCCTCTTTATGTCGTTACGATTGCTGCACCTGATTCCCAGGGCAAGTTTGGCAAGATCCAGGCTTTAAGAAAACAAATGTTCAAAAACCCTGGCAAAGCACAGGACTGGATTGAAAACAATCCAGACTTCAAGGTGCCAGTCATGATCAATGGCTCTATCCATGGTACCGAATTTGTCGGCAGTGACGCGGTCATGCAGCTGATTGAGCGCTTTGCACTTGAAAATGACGAGACAACGACTGAAATCCTCGAAAACAATATTCTGATTTTCAATGTTGTCCAGAATCCCGATGGCCGGGTCGATGCTACCCGCTTCAATGGAGAAGGAATCGATTTGAACCGTGACTTCATCACCCAGTCACAGCCCGAAACCCAGGAGACCGTTTCACTGATCAAAGAATGGAACCCAATGGTCTTCCTTGATACACATGGCTATGTAAAAGGTTACGCGCCAAATAAGCAGGGTCTCATTGAGCCTTGTACCGTTCCGCACAATCCAAATTACGAATATGACCTTTACCAAAAATGGGCAATGGATCAGGCGGAAGCGATGGAAAATGAAATCATGTCCGACAAGGAAAGCTTCACCGGCAGCCTGTATCAATCGATGGTGGGAACCTATATCCCTCAACGTGATGACGCAGAAGGCTGGGATGATTATCCTCCAATCTTTACGCCAATGTATGCGATGTACCATGGTGCATATGGCCACACGCTTGAAGCGCCAACAAATGATCTTGACGGTGTCCGCTGGATGTATGATGCCATCATGGGAGCATTGAAAAATGCCACAGAGAACAAGCAGGAAATGATCAAAGACCAGATTGAAATGTTCAAGCGAGGCATCAATTTTGATCATCCGTTCCATGACGAAGGCTTCTTCCCTACTGCCTATGTTCTGCCTGTTGATCCGGAAGATCCAACTGTAACACATAAGGCTGTTAAGCATCTGCAGAAAAACGACATCGAAGTCGTCCAAGCTTCAAAGACTTTTACGGCAGACGGAAAAGCTTATCCAAAAGGCACATACATTGTCAAAATGGACCAGGCAAAGGCGGGGCTGGCCAATACGATGTTATGGGATGGCGAGGATATCACTGAAGATGTCGACTCCATGTACGATATTTCAGCTTGGAGCCTGCCGGAGCTATGGGGCTTTGAGGCAGTAGCTGTTCAAGATGAACTCGATGTGACCGCAACGAAAGTGAACCAGATCCAGGAACAAGGGTCAGTTACCGGCAAAGGGCCATTCCTGATTCCAAACAGTTCTGTAAAAGCGGTTCAACTTGCCAATACGCTCATGCAACAAGGCGTCTCCGTAAAACGCGATAAAGCAGGCAATTTTTACACAGAAGCTCCCGCGAACACCATTGACTCAGCTGTAAAACAATCCGGACTGCATATCGAATCGGTAAAGGTACCTGCAGACGCAGTAGAAGTTACAAACCTTAAAGTAGCAATCCTTAAGGACGGAGGCATGAATAAGGCCCAATCCCATTCAGGAACAAAACTTGCACTGAAACGCCTGGGTTTTGAGGTTACAGAGGTCACCCCTGCTGAAGTTGCGGAACAGGGATTGAAGGGCTTCGACGTATTCGTATACAGCGGTACCGAAGGTCTGATCGCCAAAACTCAATCACGTGCAGGAAATCAAGAATTTGGCTTCCAGAACCCAGCACAGTATGATCTCTTCAAAACGAATGTCGAAGAATTTTTAAATAATGGCGGAAAGTATATCGCCGTCGGTGCAGGCGCCTCACTGGCGACAAAGACATTAGGCCTCACAGATAACACGGTTGTCGTTGCAGGTTACAACAGCAACGGAATCGCGAAAGTTGATTATAGCGGCGAAGGTATGACCGGCGGATATAGCGAGGATGACCTCGGCTTCGTCTACCGTCCTGTCTGGTATGAAAATACAGGAAATGATGAAGTTGCTGCAACATTTGACGATAACTCAGACTTCTTTGTTGCCGGGCACTGGAAAAACAATCGCGCAGCTCAAGGAAAGGCAGTAATCGTTAAAGAACAGGATAAAGATGTAACGCTGATCGGACTTGAAGCTGGCTTCCGCGATCATACAGACTACCTGTTCCGTCTCCTTTCCAACAGCATTTTTGAAAAATAA
- a CDS encoding DUF948 domain-containing protein has translation MIIVYISIAVIVAALAYLGYVAYKTFKDAKPTIDSLQETATRVQNKTNAIKEETDSLKFKQQKLMTDFEKKKKAVNTVVFSVKQTPVEFKNALVAKPVAELEQKYKARQWNRKRRNRTMQPQ, from the coding sequence ATGATCATCGTCTACATCAGCATCGCTGTCATCGTGGCTGCACTTGCTTATCTCGGATATGTTGCTTATAAAACATTTAAAGATGCTAAGCCAACCATTGACAGTCTTCAAGAGACAGCAACCCGTGTCCAGAATAAAACCAATGCGATCAAAGAAGAAACCGATTCACTTAAATTTAAACAGCAAAAGCTGATGACTGATTTTGAAAAGAAAAAGAAAGCTGTCAATACGGTTGTTTTTTCTGTAAAACAGACACCTGTTGAATTCAAGAACGCACTTGTTGCAAAACCTGTCGCCGAACTTGAACAGAAATATAAGGCAAGACAATGGAACCGGAAGCGACGTAATCGGACCATGCAGCCACAATAA
- a CDS encoding YciI family protein, producing the protein MSKFVVILKDKRNGELDSKLLGRHIDHLRQLNQAGQLMIAGPFKNNDHAMIILNCDDIDEAIALTEKDPFITEKYYHTYDINELIVANEENNWLMDNPQTKGNLIH; encoded by the coding sequence ATGAGTAAATTTGTTGTGATCCTGAAGGATAAACGAAATGGAGAACTGGATTCAAAATTGCTGGGAAGGCATATTGACCATCTCAGGCAGTTAAACCAGGCAGGACAACTGATGATTGCCGGCCCATTCAAAAATAATGATCACGCCATGATCATCCTGAATTGCGATGATATTGATGAAGCAATCGCACTAACAGAAAAAGACCCCTTCATCACAGAAAAGTACTACCATACATATGATATCAACGAGCTGATTGTCGCCAATGAGGAAAATAACTGGCTGATGGACAACCCGCAAACGAAGGGGAATCTGATCCACTAA
- a CDS encoding DMT family transporter, whose amino-acid sequence MKNLKIYMILTGVMFLWGLNVTGLKVIVGNFPPITITSLRVFTAGVSVFIILFFFKKVRLPSRKEWSYIIGGGILNVTGHHLFLGIGLKVTSAVNGGLILGLGPLLTALMAILFLGKKLTFVRTLGFIFGGIGVTLTVLAGEKGLSGMSIGDFYVFISIVSQAISFIIISKAAKTLDPRLLTGYMLVFGSLLLFLIGLWKEPGGLASLGNASAGIWGVFFTSAIFATAVGHMLYNYAIGQTGPAEASIFLNLNTFLSILFAAIFLGERITSSHLLGLIFIVSGVIFGSGALEELMLRNRAKRNAA is encoded by the coding sequence ATGAAAAATTTAAAAATATATATGATTCTTACCGGTGTCATGTTTCTGTGGGGACTCAATGTAACGGGACTTAAAGTAATCGTGGGGAATTTCCCGCCGATTACGATTACCTCACTTCGTGTATTCACTGCGGGAGTCTCGGTATTTATCATTCTCTTTTTCTTTAAAAAAGTCCGGCTGCCTTCAAGGAAAGAGTGGAGTTATATTATTGGCGGCGGAATCCTGAATGTAACTGGGCACCATTTATTCCTGGGAATTGGATTAAAAGTGACTTCGGCTGTTAACGGTGGCTTGATCCTTGGACTGGGGCCATTGTTAACCGCTTTAATGGCTATCTTATTCCTGGGGAAAAAGCTGACATTTGTCCGGACTCTTGGATTTATTTTCGGTGGTATTGGCGTCACGCTGACTGTGCTGGCAGGTGAGAAAGGGCTTTCGGGCATGTCAATTGGTGATTTCTATGTGTTTATTTCCATTGTTTCGCAGGCGATAAGCTTCATCATAATTTCCAAAGCAGCGAAAACACTAGATCCTCGTCTATTGACCGGATATATGCTTGTCTTCGGCTCACTCTTATTGTTCCTAATCGGGTTATGGAAGGAGCCAGGTGGATTGGCGAGCCTTGGAAATGCTTCAGCAGGAATATGGGGAGTATTTTTTACGTCAGCGATTTTCGCTACAGCAGTAGGGCATATGCTTTACAATTATGCCATTGGCCAAACCGGACCGGCCGAGGCGTCAATCTTCCTGAACTTGAATACATTCCTATCCATCCTGTTCGCTGCCATCTTCCTTGGGGAAAGGATCACATCATCCCATTTGCTCGGCCTGATCTTCATCGTCTCAGGCGTCATATTCGGATCAGGAGCACTGGAGGAACTGATGCTCAGGAACAGAGCGAAACGAAATGCAGCTTAA
- a CDS encoding 3-hydroxyacyl-CoA dehydrogenase yields MKMSETKAIVTGGASGLGEATVRKIIGQGGKAAILDLSVERGETLVKELGEQAVFVQTDVTSEEDVRNAINKAIESFGSINTVVNCAGIGVAGKLLSRKGVHSLDMFSKVISINLIGTFNVIRLASEQMSQNDPNELGERGIIINTASVAAFDGQIGQAAYSASKGGVVGMTLPIARELAAYGIRVMTIAPGLFHTPMFDSLPAEARDSLGKMVPFPQRLGYPEEYAQLAESIIMNPMLNGETIRLDGAIRMQPK; encoded by the coding sequence ATGAAAATGAGCGAAACAAAAGCGATTGTTACCGGAGGAGCATCCGGGTTAGGGGAAGCGACTGTCAGGAAAATCATCGGGCAGGGGGGAAAGGCTGCGATTCTGGATTTATCAGTGGAACGCGGTGAAACTCTTGTAAAGGAACTTGGGGAACAGGCAGTTTTCGTACAAACAGACGTAACGAGTGAAGAAGATGTAAGAAATGCTATCAATAAAGCAATCGAGTCATTCGGTTCGATTAACACGGTGGTAAACTGTGCCGGGATTGGGGTTGCAGGAAAGCTGCTATCAAGAAAAGGCGTCCATTCGCTGGACATGTTTTCAAAGGTCATTTCCATCAACTTGATTGGAACCTTCAATGTCATCCGGCTTGCTTCCGAGCAGATGTCCCAGAATGATCCAAATGAACTCGGCGAGAGGGGAATCATCATCAATACGGCCTCCGTTGCCGCGTTCGACGGCCAAATCGGCCAGGCGGCATACAGTGCTTCAAAAGGCGGGGTGGTCGGTATGACGCTGCCAATTGCAAGGGAACTTGCTGCATACGGCATCAGGGTGATGACGATAGCTCCCGGCCTATTCCATACGCCAATGTTCGACTCGCTTCCGGCAGAAGCAAGGGACTCGCTTGGAAAAATGGTGCCATTCCCGCAGCGGCTTGGTTACCCGGAGGAATACGCTCAGCTTGCTGAAAGTATTATTATGAATCCAATGCTTAACGGTGAAACAATCCGTCTTGATGGAGCAATCAGGATGCAGCCGAAATGA
- a CDS encoding LysM peptidoglycan-binding domain-containing protein → MTTNFFRIFMLLFLTAAVSFPQFASAMAEVISFSQSTGTVAYQGNSVPGYVTFELKTSEPTRGHILAVGNGVQTQINLSSTDFKTVHRIDWVPWDDTKKAPLPPGEYQLKAYLSDQGYNQMQGYPLGKLTVVAETNPKPLFDQVSINPSMFSPKYGGAENVQIPFNLNRPAEVQLSIWQNGAEVYAGSKMKLLPGSNSVNWNGTDKAGRVVADGTYDVYFNYIETAFNYPATKQSAQKAGTVSIKDGDYNIPQWRLKEVVTDAVFTSDIISPDGDGVNDTVTGKFTLAEPAKVSVYIANAAGAHMKNVVAGQSFPAGTHSFTWDGTDFNGGKAVNGNYFIKVMVIEGSNTGYISFTDSVRFEGGYEFKALQPEKRVRVTSETAKLSIYPMSQGYTAVKGDTFPLMSETVENGRYEVLVKEGVTGTINVSDVELVAESTPPAVPNTIDYTVASGDTLWKIAAKFNSSISDIVTLNDLDPNQYLYVGQKLKVPAPATPEPTPQPVVYTLQTGDTLWKIAQKYGTTIDAIVKANNLDPAKYLYIGQKLTIPSTTAPEPPAAQQVIHTVVSGDTLWKISVKYGTTIDAVVKANNLDPAKYLYIGQKLTIPR, encoded by the coding sequence GTGACAACGAATTTTTTTAGAATTTTCATGCTTTTATTCTTAACAGCGGCAGTTTCTTTCCCGCAATTCGCTTCTGCAATGGCTGAGGTCATATCTTTCAGTCAATCTACCGGAACTGTTGCGTACCAGGGAAACAGTGTACCTGGATATGTTACGTTTGAGCTGAAAACGAGTGAACCGACTCGCGGGCATATTTTAGCGGTAGGCAATGGTGTCCAGACTCAAATCAACCTATCAAGTACAGATTTTAAAACAGTACATAGAATAGATTGGGTGCCATGGGATGATACGAAGAAAGCTCCATTGCCTCCGGGTGAATACCAGCTAAAGGCGTATTTATCAGACCAGGGCTATAACCAGATGCAAGGTTATCCGCTCGGAAAACTGACCGTTGTGGCGGAGACGAATCCAAAGCCATTATTCGATCAGGTTTCGATTAATCCTTCCATGTTTTCTCCGAAATACGGAGGAGCGGAAAATGTACAAATTCCTTTCAACTTGAACCGACCGGCTGAAGTACAACTGAGCATCTGGCAAAATGGTGCCGAAGTTTACGCTGGAAGCAAAATGAAGCTTTTGCCTGGCAGCAATTCCGTAAACTGGAACGGAACGGATAAGGCAGGACGAGTTGTTGCGGACGGAACCTATGATGTCTACTTTAACTACATCGAGACTGCATTTAACTACCCTGCAACGAAACAGTCAGCACAAAAAGCAGGAACGGTCTCCATTAAGGACGGCGACTACAATATACCTCAATGGAGATTGAAAGAAGTTGTTACGGACGCTGTCTTCACCTCTGATATCATCAGCCCGGACGGTGATGGTGTGAACGACACGGTCACAGGGAAATTCACATTGGCAGAGCCGGCAAAAGTATCCGTCTATATTGCGAACGCTGCTGGCGCGCATATGAAAAATGTTGTTGCAGGTCAGTCATTCCCGGCGGGAACACATTCTTTCACATGGGATGGAACCGACTTTAATGGCGGAAAAGCCGTAAACGGAAACTATTTTATAAAAGTCATGGTAATTGAAGGCAGTAACACCGGCTATATCTCTTTTACAGATTCAGTCAGGTTTGAAGGCGGCTATGAGTTCAAGGCCCTTCAGCCTGAAAAGCGAGTGAGGGTAACCTCTGAGACCGCGAAGCTTTCGATCTATCCAATGAGTCAGGGATATACGGCTGTAAAAGGCGATACTTTCCCGTTAATGTCCGAAACAGTTGAAAATGGCCGGTACGAGGTGCTGGTCAAAGAAGGTGTAACCGGTACGATCAATGTAAGTGATGTGGAACTTGTGGCTGAATCCACTCCGCCGGCAGTTCCTAACACGATTGATTACACCGTGGCGAGCGGCGACACACTATGGAAGATTGCTGCTAAGTTCAACAGCAGCATTTCCGATATCGTCACACTGAATGATCTTGATCCAAATCAGTATTTATATGTTGGGCAAAAACTGAAGGTGCCAGCTCCGGCTACACCTGAACCGACACCACAGCCAGTGGTATATACGCTCCAAACAGGAGACACTCTCTGGAAGATTGCCCAAAAATATGGCACAACAATTGATGCCATCGTGAAAGCGAATAATCTGGATCCGGCCAAGTATTTGTATATCGGACAGAAACTTACTATTCCATCGACAACTGCTCCGGAACCGCCGGCTGCCCAGCAAGTCATCCATACAGTTGTAAGTGGAGATACACTGTGGAAAATCAGTGTTAAATATGGCACAACCATCGATGCGGTTGTGAAAGCAAATAATCTAGATCCGGCAAAATACCTGTATATTGGCCAGAAACTCACCATTCCACGCTAA